The Acinetobacter sp. SAAs474 DNA window ACTTTCTTATTGACAATAAAGTTTCCTTTGGTAAACTAAACCTCGTAAACAACAAAAAAGCACCTAACTTTTCGACGGACAGGTGCTTTGCTAAATAGCGAGATCATTATGAAGCAATTCCCTATTCAGAGTCAAATCTCCATCCCTGCGGATAAAGGCATGACCTCTCAAATCCTTTATCGTGAACCAACTCACGAAGAAATGTACGGTAAAAAAGGTACGGCTACAGGCAATTTATTTGCGTGGATTTTTCTTATTGCTGTGTTTTTTGGTCTTGGCTTAATGCTTATCAAAACTGCTGAGCGCGAATCAGCAAATCAAGTCCAAGCGATTGTAAAAGCTGTGGAGGTGGCGAAGTGAATAATTCTACTGTCGTCATGCCATTCGGTAAGTATGCTGGCACTCCAATTTCAGAACTAAAACCAAGCTATGTGAGCTGGTTACTTACTCTCGAAAACTTGAAATCTGACTTACGTTTAAGTCTAGAGAAAATTGTTTCTGATCGTGAAAAACAATTTCAGCGTCGTAAAAAATTAGCAATAGGTCTTCAACAATCACACATCGCATCTTATGAGCGTCGAGCTTATAAACATAATCGTGGGCGTGGTTGGAATAACTCTACTGGTTGGAATTGAGGGGAATCATCATGGCTTTAAATATTATTACTCCTGCTCAAATTATTACTGTAAATGCAATCAAGCTTTATTTTTATGGTGATCCAGGTATGTATAAAACAACTCTTGGTATGACTGCTAATAAAGCACTCGTTATTGATGCTGACAAAGGTGCATATCGAACTGGTGCTAATCGTCGTGCGGATGTTGTGGTTGCAGAATGTTGGAATGATATTGCAAATATTACTACAGCAGATTTAGAGGGTTATCAAACTGTTGTTTTTGATACCATCGGACGTGTACTTGACTTAATTAAAGCTCACCTTGCAAATGATCGAAAAAATACAAAAGGTGATGGCTCTCTAAAACTTAATGTACAGGGTGTAGCTAACACAATGTTTAGCACCTTCGTAAACAAAATCATTACAAGTGGTCGTGATGTAGTTTTTATCGCACATGCAACAGAGGATAAAAACGATAATCTTACTCTAATTAGACCTGATTTGGGCGGTAAAAATCGTCAGGAGATTTATCGTTTATGTGATGCTATGGCTTATCTATGTTTAGAAACAAATAAGCAAGGTATTCAAGAGCGTGTTTTAAAATTTGAATCACAAGAAGGTTATCACTCTAAGGATGCTGGCAGTTTGGGAAATGTTCCTGTACCAGACTTAAGACAAAGTCAAAATAGTCACTTTCTTGGGGACCTCATTGAAAAAGTCAAAACAACATTAAATACAATGACACCTGAACAACAGGAAGCTCAAAAATTAAAACTTGAATGGGAACAGTGGGAAAAATCATGTGTGGAGGCTAAATATCCTAGTGACTTTAATGCCCTTATGTCTGAACTCAAACAAGAACATCCAAACTTTAAGAATATGTGGGAATGCATGAAGCATTTTGCTTACCAGTTAGGCTTTACCTACAACAAACAAAGCACTAAATGGATTGAAATTGAGATTGTTCAGTCAAAAATCACAGATGCTCAACGTGACGAACTTCAGGACCTATTAAATCAAGCTGGTATCGATGTAATGACGTTCTGTGAAAACAACGGAATTGACAGTCTTATAAGTATTGAAGCTCAACATTTTGAAGCTGTTAAAGCAAGCATTATTAACAAAGGAAAAGCTGTTGCATGAACGCAGTAATTTTAGACACGGAAACTCATGCTTTAAACGGGTACCCGATTGAAATTGCTTACATGCCTTGCTCATTTGAGCAGGGTATGTTGGTTGCTGATATTAACCAGGCATTTGATGAGTTCTTTTCTTGCCCTGAACCAATTTCATTAGGTGCTAAAGCAACTCATCATATTCTTGAAAGTGATATTGCTCAAAAGCCTAGTTATGAAGTGTTTCGTTTACCAAACACTGTGCAGTACATGATTGGTCATAACATTGATTATGACATTCAGGCAGTAAAGCTATGTGATCCGTCAATCGATGTGAAAAGCATCTGCACTTTGGCACTTGCTCGAATGGCTTGGAAAAATCTTGATAGCCATACGTTGGGTGCTCTGTACTACAACGTTATGAAAGATCAAGAGAAAGCGCGTAAACACTTACAACATGCACATAATGCAAAAGCTGATATCTATTTTACAGGTGTGATTTTAAAAGCATTGGTTGAATGTCTTGGTATTAAGGATATGAATTCATTACATCTTATATCTGAAACAGCAAGAATTCCTAAAGAAATAAGTTTCGGTAAACATAAAGGCACAGCACTAAAAGACTTAGAGAAGAGTTATGTGTCTTGGTTACTCAAACAACCTGAACTTGATAAATATTTACGCAAAGCGTTGGAGGCACTATGAATACTCCTAAATTATATATCTGGGCTTATAAGGCAAAAGTACAAGGTGGTCGTGGTTTTATCCGTGGTCGTGTTGAAGCACCTACTGGCTCTCATGCAGAACAAGCAATTAAGCGTAATAACTTGATGGTTGACTCTATCGATAAGATCAAAATTGACCGTTCTGTAAATGCTCGTATTTTACCTTATGAAAAGTGGGAAGGTGCAGCATGAAAAAAATTACTCTACCCGACTCTTTATCGTCGCCATTCATCGAATGGTTAGATCGTGGTGGTCACGGCATTAAAGTGAAACGCAACCGGGTAACTGCTACAAAAGGTGATAAGGTCGGCATTATCTATTGTGAAAATGGCAAGACTCAAAGCCATTACAACATGAATGAATATCTAGTTGAGCGTTACCAAGTATTTTTAAAACAGTGGCTTAACCATGATAAGCAGTTCATTTTGAATCTAAGATCAGCAATGGTTGGTAGGTATTTGGCTTGTCAGCATCAACATAATTTATTAAAGATGGCGAAGGTGGCGTGATGGAAGATAACAAATTGTGGTGCGTAGGAATCTGCCCTGAAGATGATAGTCCTCATGAGCAGTCACCTGCTGCATCAAAAGAAATTGCTGAACGTGCTTTGGCTCGCTACAGAACTATGACTAAGGCTGAAGGCAATCAGTTCATGATTGAGTCATTTGATGAATACTTTCAGGTTCAAGAATGGGAAGGCACAGCCAAAGACCACCAGGAACAAATGTTTTATACAGAAGACTGGTTTAAAGAGCCGATGTATCAGTGCAAAAACATGCAGCAAGCCGAACAAGTTTTTAAGTACGGTGAAATCGTGCACTGCTACAAAGATAGTGCTGAGTTAATTACTTCTGATTTTGAAGAAGCTAAGCACTTCTATGAGGTGGCGTGATGGATATTCAAGAAAAACAAGCTCGGTGGGCTTTAGAAAAACCGCTATTTGAAGCTGAGTTTATTCACTCTCACCTTCTGCAATTTTTCAATTTCAATGAAAACACTGGCGATTATGAAATCAAAAGTGAGTTTTCAGAAGATGAAGACAAAGAGCTCGCTTTTGAAGTTTTAAATACTGGTGGGGTTATGTGGTTACGTGCAAAACGTGATGCCAAAGCCCAAGCGGTGTCGGAAGGTTTTGTTTTGGTTAAGCGCGAAAGTTTAGCAATGATTTTTGAAACAGCAACAAATGCGCTCGTTTATCA harbors:
- a CDS encoding putative quorum-sensing-regulated virulence factor; translated protein: MNNSTVVMPFGKYAGTPISELKPSYVSWLLTLENLKSDLRLSLEKIVSDREKQFQRRKKLAIGLQQSHIASYERRAYKHNRGRGWNNSTGWN
- a CDS encoding ATP-binding protein — translated: MALNIITPAQIITVNAIKLYFYGDPGMYKTTLGMTANKALVIDADKGAYRTGANRRADVVVAECWNDIANITTADLEGYQTVVFDTIGRVLDLIKAHLANDRKNTKGDGSLKLNVQGVANTMFSTFVNKIITSGRDVVFIAHATEDKNDNLTLIRPDLGGKNRQEIYRLCDAMAYLCLETNKQGIQERVLKFESQEGYHSKDAGSLGNVPVPDLRQSQNSHFLGDLIEKVKTTLNTMTPEQQEAQKLKLEWEQWEKSCVEAKYPSDFNALMSELKQEHPNFKNMWECMKHFAYQLGFTYNKQSTKWIEIEIVQSKITDAQRDELQDLLNQAGIDVMTFCENNGIDSLISIEAQHFEAVKASIINKGKAVA
- a CDS encoding 3'-5' exonuclease; its protein translation is MNAVILDTETHALNGYPIEIAYMPCSFEQGMLVADINQAFDEFFSCPEPISLGAKATHHILESDIAQKPSYEVFRLPNTVQYMIGHNIDYDIQAVKLCDPSIDVKSICTLALARMAWKNLDSHTLGALYYNVMKDQEKARKHLQHAHNAKADIYFTGVILKALVECLGIKDMNSLHLISETARIPKEISFGKHKGTALKDLEKSYVSWLLKQPELDKYLRKALEAL